Proteins from a genomic interval of Streptomyces fodineus:
- a CDS encoding tetratricopeptide repeat protein: protein MDVMGDKATLFESGRFVTPSGEEPSRDEMTDMGDATEEVRLGLAAQSGDAEAASVLGAILLRRGDLDGAEPHLRAATAAGDRAAANNLGVLLHQRGYPEEAAGWWRIAAVAGSAAAGHALGRYHRERGDEPAAEYWLRQSAEQGHALGAYALADLLEHRGDVGAEHWMRAAAERGHREAAYRLARGLDRTAGREEEGAADNAVAEAEQWYRQAAARGHRRAALHLGAILERRGELKEAGRWYLTSAKDGEPRAACALGFLLRDAGDTESAAVWWLRAAQEGDGNAANALGALHAERGETQTAERWYRAALDAGDDNGAYNLGLLCAEQGRTAQAEQWYRRAAYAGHREAANALAILLLQGSDTTGAEPWFSKAAEAGSVDAAFNLGILYAGRGEETMALRWYERAAAAGHTEAALQVGIARLREGEEQQAERHLRCAAGGGSAEAAYRLATLLDARRPPEPAHELGEIVHEKTECEEWYERAATQGHRRAQVRVGMLAAARGDVVEAARWYRAAAEAGSRNGAFNLGLLLAREGSEPEAAVWWTRAADAGHGRAALRLALVYARRGELAEGQRWADRAVELGPAEVSERAGRLRDALREELSA from the coding sequence ATGGACGTTATGGGGGACAAGGCAACTCTGTTCGAGTCAGGGCGATTTGTGACGCCTTCCGGTGAGGAACCGTCCCGTGACGAGATGACCGACATGGGGGACGCCACCGAGGAGGTACGCCTCGGACTCGCCGCGCAGAGCGGCGACGCCGAGGCCGCGAGCGTCCTCGGAGCCATCCTGCTGCGCCGCGGCGACCTCGACGGAGCCGAACCCCATCTGCGGGCCGCCACCGCGGCCGGTGACCGGGCCGCCGCCAACAACCTGGGGGTCCTGCTGCACCAGCGCGGCTACCCCGAAGAGGCCGCCGGCTGGTGGCGCATCGCCGCCGTCGCCGGTTCCGCCGCCGCCGGGCACGCGCTGGGCCGCTACCACCGCGAGCGCGGGGACGAGCCCGCAGCCGAGTACTGGCTGCGCCAGTCCGCCGAGCAGGGGCACGCCCTCGGCGCCTACGCGCTCGCCGACCTGCTGGAGCACCGCGGGGACGTCGGCGCCGAGCACTGGATGCGGGCCGCCGCCGAACGCGGACACCGGGAGGCCGCCTACCGGCTGGCGCGCGGGCTCGACCGTACGGCCGGACGCGAGGAGGAGGGCGCGGCGGACAACGCTGTCGCCGAGGCCGAACAGTGGTACCGGCAGGCCGCCGCGCGCGGCCACCGGCGTGCCGCGCTGCACCTCGGGGCGATCCTGGAGAGGCGCGGGGAGCTGAAGGAGGCCGGGCGCTGGTACCTGACCTCCGCCAAGGACGGCGAACCCCGGGCCGCCTGTGCGCTGGGCTTCCTGCTGCGCGACGCCGGAGACACCGAGAGCGCGGCCGTGTGGTGGCTGCGGGCCGCGCAGGAGGGCGACGGCAACGCGGCGAACGCGCTGGGCGCCCTGCACGCCGAGCGCGGCGAGACCCAGACCGCCGAGCGCTGGTACCGGGCGGCGCTGGACGCGGGCGACGACAACGGCGCGTACAACCTCGGGCTGCTCTGCGCCGAGCAGGGGCGGACCGCGCAGGCCGAGCAGTGGTACCGCAGGGCCGCCTACGCCGGGCACCGGGAGGCCGCCAACGCGCTGGCCATCCTGCTGCTCCAGGGCAGCGACACCACCGGCGCCGAGCCGTGGTTCTCCAAGGCCGCGGAGGCCGGCAGCGTGGACGCCGCCTTCAACCTCGGGATCCTCTACGCCGGGCGCGGCGAGGAGACGATGGCGCTGCGCTGGTACGAGCGGGCGGCTGCCGCCGGGCACACCGAGGCCGCGCTCCAGGTCGGGATCGCCCGGCTGCGCGAGGGCGAGGAGCAGCAGGCCGAACGTCATCTGCGGTGCGCGGCGGGCGGGGGCAGCGCGGAGGCGGCGTACCGGCTCGCGACGCTGCTGGATGCGCGCCGGCCGCCGGAGCCGGCGCACGAGCTGGGCGAGATCGTGCACGAGAAGACCGAGTGCGAGGAGTGGTACGAGCGTGCCGCCACGCAGGGGCACCGGCGGGCGCAGGTGCGGGTGGGGATGCTCGCGGCGGCGCGGGGGGACGTGGTCGAGGCGGCGCGGTGGTACCGGGCGGCGGCCGAGGCCGGGTCGCGCAACGGTGCCTTCAACCTGGGGCTGCTGCTGGCTCGGGAGGGGAGCGAGCCGGAGGCGGCGGTGTGGTGGACGCGCGCGGCCGATGCCGGGCACGGCCGGGCGGCGCTTCGGCTGGCCCTGGTCTACGCGCGTCGGGGAGAGCTGGCGGAGGGGCAGCGGTGGGCCGACCGGGCGGTCGAGCTGGGGCCGGCGGAGGTTTCGGAGCGGGCGGGGCGCCTGCGGGATGCGCTGCGTGAGGAACTGTCGGCGTGA
- a CDS encoding Fur family transcriptional regulator — protein sequence MSDLLERLRGRGWRMTAQRRVVAEVLDGEHVHLTADEVHARAVAKLPEISRATVYNTLGELVSLGEVLEVSTDKRAKRYDPNAHRPHHHLVCAQCGAIRDVHPIGNPLADLPDTERFGFTVSDVEVTYRGLCPDCARA from the coding sequence ATGAGCGACCTTCTGGAACGGCTACGCGGACGCGGATGGCGGATGACCGCGCAGCGGCGCGTCGTGGCCGAGGTCCTCGACGGCGAACACGTCCATCTGACGGCCGACGAGGTCCATGCGCGGGCTGTCGCGAAGCTGCCCGAGATATCCCGGGCGACCGTCTACAACACGCTGGGCGAGCTGGTCTCCCTCGGCGAGGTGCTGGAAGTCTCGACGGACAAACGCGCCAAGCGCTACGACCCGAACGCGCACCGGCCGCACCATCACCTGGTCTGCGCCCAGTGCGGCGCGATCCGCGACGTCCACCCGATCGGCAACCCGCTCGCCGACCTCCCCGACACGGAACGCTTCGGCTTCACGGTGTCGGACGTCGAGGTGACGTACCGCGGGCTGTGCCCGGACTGCGCGAGGGCGTAG
- a CDS encoding catalase — MTQGPLTTEAGAPVADNQNSETAGVGGPVLVQDQLLLEKLAHFNRERIPERVVHARGAGAYGTFTVTADVTPYTRAAFLSEVGKETEVFLRFSTVAGNLGAADAVRDPRGFAVKFYTEEGNYDLVGNNTPVFFIRDAIKFPDFIHTQKRDPYTGSTEADNVWDFWSLSPESTHQVTWLFGDRGIPASYRHMDGFGSHTFQWNNSDGPEGEVFWVKYHFKTDQGIKNLTAEEAEVLAGKDPDSHQRDLREAIERGEFPSWTVGVQIMPAADAATYRFNPFDLTKVWPHADYPVIEIGRLELNRNPRNVFAEVEQSVFSPAHFVPGIGPSPDKMLQGRLFAYGDAHRYRVGINADHLPVNRPHATEARTNSRDGHLYDGRHGGAKNYEPNSFGGPRQTGRPLWRATSVDGSTGNHPTSVHAEDDDFVQAGNLYRLMSQEERERLVAQLAGAIAQVSREDIVERAIGNFRNADAEFGKRLEAAVQALRG, encoded by the coding sequence GTGACGCAGGGACCGCTTACCACGGAGGCCGGTGCTCCGGTCGCCGACAACCAGAACAGCGAGACGGCGGGCGTCGGCGGTCCGGTCCTCGTCCAGGACCAGCTCCTGCTGGAGAAGCTCGCCCACTTCAACCGGGAGCGCATTCCGGAGCGGGTCGTGCACGCACGGGGCGCGGGCGCCTACGGCACCTTCACCGTGACCGCCGACGTCACGCCGTACACCCGCGCGGCCTTCCTCTCCGAGGTCGGCAAGGAGACCGAGGTCTTCCTGCGCTTCTCGACGGTGGCCGGCAACCTCGGCGCCGCGGACGCGGTCCGTGACCCGCGGGGCTTCGCGGTGAAGTTCTACACCGAGGAGGGCAACTACGACCTCGTCGGCAACAACACCCCGGTCTTCTTCATCCGGGACGCGATCAAGTTCCCCGACTTCATCCACACCCAGAAGCGCGACCCGTACACCGGCTCCACGGAAGCCGACAACGTGTGGGACTTCTGGTCGCTGTCGCCGGAGTCGACCCACCAGGTGACCTGGCTGTTCGGCGACCGCGGCATCCCGGCGTCGTACCGCCACATGGACGGCTTCGGCTCGCACACCTTCCAGTGGAACAACTCTGACGGACCAGAGGGCGAGGTCTTCTGGGTCAAGTACCACTTCAAGACCGACCAGGGGATCAAGAACCTCACCGCCGAGGAGGCGGAGGTGCTCGCGGGCAAGGACCCCGACTCGCACCAGCGCGATCTGCGCGAGGCGATCGAGCGCGGGGAGTTCCCGAGCTGGACCGTGGGTGTGCAGATCATGCCGGCGGCGGACGCGGCGACGTACCGCTTCAACCCCTTCGACCTGACCAAGGTCTGGCCGCACGCGGACTACCCGGTCATCGAGATCGGCAGGCTGGAGCTGAACCGCAACCCGCGGAACGTCTTCGCCGAGGTCGAGCAGTCGGTCTTCAGCCCCGCGCACTTCGTGCCGGGTATCGGCCCCTCGCCCGACAAGATGCTCCAGGGCCGCCTCTTCGCGTACGGCGACGCGCACCGCTACCGCGTCGGCATCAACGCCGACCATCTGCCGGTGAACCGCCCGCACGCCACCGAGGCGCGGACGAACTCCCGGGACGGCCACCTCTACGACGGCCGGCACGGCGGGGCGAAGAACTACGAGCCGAACAGCTTCGGCGGGCCGCGGCAGACCGGCCGTCCGCTGTGGCGGGCCACCTCCGTCGACGGCTCCACGGGCAACCACCCGACGTCGGTGCACGCCGAGGACGACGACTTCGTGCAGGCGGGCAACCTCTACCGGCTGATGTCGCAGGAGGAGCGGGAGCGCCTGGTCGCGCAGCTGGCCGGTGCGATCGCGCAGGTCTCGCGGGAGGACATCGTCGAGCGCGCGATCGGCAACTTCCGCAATGCCGACGCGGAGTTCGGCAAGCGGCTGGAGGCGGCGGTGCAGGCGCTGCGCGGCTGA
- a CDS encoding UPF0182 family protein, with protein MPDRGGGPTGPRIRAGRPSRGVRTLLMTLGVLAVLGMAFTMFAGFWTDWLWYRSVHYSSVFTTMLWTKIGLFFVFGLLMAVAVGVNIWLAHRLRPPLSAMSMEQQSLDRYRMGIAPYKRWLLLAVTALVGLIAGASAAGQWRTWLMWVNGVPFHQKDPQFHLDVSFYAFDLPWYRFLLGFGFATAILCLIAAALTHYLYGGLRVTSPGARATAAATGHLSVLLGVFVALKAVAYWLDRYGLAVKSSDFKATGNWTGLRYVDANAYLPAKTILFCIAVICALLFFATLWRRTWQLPVIGFGLMVLSAILIGGLYPAIVQKFQVQPNEQAKEAPYVQKNLKATREAYGIDDAKVTEYAGKSTTPDKTTLRGDANDAASIRIMDPNIVSPTFQQLQQMRNYYGFPTNLDVDRYPTKDGKEQDTVIGLRELNLDGVPKNNWINDHFRYTHGYGVAAAKGTEATDGQPVFTESDLPSKGDLPRYEQRIYYGEKTTTYSIVGGPQQEIDYSDDSGEKTTSYQGKSGVNLDNPINRAAYAVAFNEPQILYSGAIGKGSRILYNRTPKERVEAVAPWLTIDGDAYPAVVNGRIQWIVDAYTTSNGYPYSSRTTLGDTTADSLTATNNNRTVVAQQNQVNYIRNSVKATVDAYTGEVKLYQWDTKDPVLKTWMKAFPGTVQPRSAIARDGDLMSHLRYPQDLFKVQRELLTRYHVTDAQTFLTGSEVWQVPDDPTNKSGNAVPPYYLSMKMPDQSKQAFSLSTTFTPNGRDNLSAFMTVDAEAGSSDYGKIRILKLPTSTTVDGPKQVQSQFNSEQDIAAAIKLLKGGDSEVEYGNLLTVPLDGGLLYVEPVYVRGGGLKYPLLRKVLVTYEGKTAFENTLGEALDKVFGTTGATTTPPDTGTNPPTSTNPTVQQALDDAQKAFDAGQKALQSPNGPDWTAYDKAQKDLKDALKRAQEAEAKAGQSGGGKNGSGKKS; from the coding sequence GCCGTCGGGGTCAACATCTGGCTGGCGCACCGCCTGCGGCCCCCGCTGAGCGCCATGTCCATGGAACAGCAGAGCCTCGACCGCTACCGGATGGGCATCGCGCCGTACAAGAGGTGGCTGCTGCTCGCCGTCACCGCGCTCGTCGGGCTGATCGCCGGGGCCTCCGCGGCCGGCCAGTGGCGGACCTGGCTGATGTGGGTCAACGGCGTGCCCTTCCACCAGAAGGACCCCCAGTTCCACCTCGACGTCTCCTTCTACGCCTTCGATCTGCCCTGGTACCGCTTTCTGCTCGGCTTCGGCTTCGCCACCGCCATCCTGTGCCTGATCGCCGCCGCGCTCACGCACTATCTGTACGGCGGGCTGCGCGTCACCAGCCCCGGCGCGCGGGCCACCGCCGCCGCGACCGGGCACCTGTCGGTGCTGCTCGGCGTCTTCGTCGCCCTGAAGGCGGTCGCCTACTGGCTCGACCGGTACGGCCTGGCGGTCAAGTCCAGCGACTTCAAGGCGACCGGCAACTGGACCGGTCTGCGCTATGTCGACGCCAACGCCTACCTGCCGGCGAAGACGATCCTGTTCTGCATCGCGGTCATCTGCGCGCTGCTGTTCTTCGCCACGCTGTGGCGGCGCACCTGGCAGCTGCCGGTCATCGGCTTCGGCCTGATGGTCCTCTCGGCGATCCTGATCGGCGGCCTGTACCCGGCGATCGTGCAGAAGTTCCAGGTCCAGCCCAACGAGCAGGCCAAGGAAGCTCCGTACGTCCAGAAGAACCTCAAGGCGACCCGCGAGGCGTACGGCATCGACGACGCCAAGGTCACCGAGTACGCCGGCAAGTCCACGACCCCGGACAAGACCACGCTGCGGGGCGACGCGAACGACGCGGCGAGCATCCGCATCATGGACCCGAACATCGTCTCGCCGACGTTCCAGCAGCTGCAGCAGATGCGGAACTACTACGGGTTCCCGACCAACCTGGACGTCGACCGGTACCCCACCAAGGACGGCAAGGAGCAGGACACGGTCATCGGCCTGCGCGAGCTGAACCTGGACGGCGTCCCGAAGAACAACTGGATCAACGACCACTTCCGCTACACCCACGGCTACGGCGTGGCCGCCGCCAAGGGCACCGAGGCCACCGACGGCCAGCCGGTCTTCACCGAGTCCGACCTGCCGTCCAAGGGCGACCTGCCCAGGTACGAGCAGCGGATCTACTACGGCGAGAAGACCACCACCTACTCCATCGTCGGCGGACCCCAGCAGGAGATCGACTACTCCGACGACAGCGGCGAGAAGACCACCAGTTACCAGGGCAAGAGCGGGGTCAACCTCGACAACCCGATCAACCGGGCCGCGTACGCGGTGGCGTTCAACGAGCCGCAGATCCTCTACTCGGGCGCGATCGGCAAGGGCTCGCGGATCCTGTACAACCGCACGCCCAAGGAGCGCGTCGAGGCCGTCGCCCCCTGGCTGACCATCGACGGGGACGCCTACCCGGCGGTCGTGAACGGCCGTATCCAGTGGATCGTCGACGCGTACACGACGTCGAACGGCTACCCGTACTCCTCCCGTACGACCCTCGGGGATACGACGGCCGACTCGCTGACCGCCACCAACAACAACCGCACGGTGGTGGCCCAGCAGAACCAGGTCAACTACATCCGCAACTCGGTGAAGGCGACCGTCGACGCGTACACCGGCGAGGTCAAGCTCTACCAGTGGGACACCAAGGACCCGGTGCTGAAGACCTGGATGAAGGCATTCCCCGGCACCGTGCAGCCGAGAAGCGCCATCGCCAGGGACGGGGACCTGATGTCCCATCTGCGTTATCCGCAGGACCTGTTCAAGGTCCAGCGCGAGCTGCTCACCCGCTACCACGTGACGGACGCGCAGACGTTCCTCACCGGCAGCGAGGTGTGGCAGGTGCCGGACGACCCGACGAACAAGTCGGGCAACGCGGTGCCGCCGTACTACCTGAGCATGAAGATGCCCGACCAGAGCAAGCAGGCGTTCTCGCTGTCGACGACGTTCACGCCCAACGGCCGGGACAACCTGAGCGCGTTCATGACGGTCGACGCCGAGGCCGGCTCCAGCGACTACGGCAAGATCAGAATTCTGAAACTGCCGACCAGTACGACGGTCGACGGACCGAAACAGGTGCAGAGCCAGTTCAACTCCGAACAGGACATCGCCGCGGCGATCAAGCTCCTCAAGGGTGGCGACTCCGAGGTCGAGTACGGCAACCTGCTGACCGTGCCCCTGGACGGCGGACTGCTCTATGTGGAGCCGGTCTACGTACGCGGTGGCGGACTGAAGTACCCACTGCTGCGCAAGGTGCTGGTCACCTACGAGGGCAAGACCGCGTTCGAGAACACGCTCGGCGAGGCCCTGGACAAGGTCTTCGGTACGACGGGTGCGACCACCACACCACCGGACACCGGCACCAATCCGCCCACGTCCACCAATCCGACCGTCCAGCAGGCCCTGGACGACGCCCAGAAGGCGTTCGACGCGGGACAGAAGGCCCTGCAGAGTCCGAACGGGCCGGACTGGACCGCGTACGACAAGGCCCAGAAGGACCTGAAGGACGCGCTGAAGCGGGCGCAGGAGGCCGAGGCCAAGGCCGGCCAGTCCGGGGGCGGCAAGAACGGCAGCGGCAAGAAGAGCTGA